In Helicobacter colisuis, the DNA window CTTTAATCCGATCTACTAGATTTTCTTCCTTGGCTTTTGCGATCAAATGAATAAGATTTTCTGTATCCATATGACTTTGAAAAATGGCGCCATCCCTAATAAGATCATTGCGAATCTTTTCCGCATTCGTCAGATTCCCATTATGAACAATAGCAACTTCTCCCAAATCATAACGCGCAAAAATAGGTTGTGCATCACTTAGCGAATCGGCTCCTGCGGTTGCATAACGATTATGTCCTACTGCACTGAAGCCTTTTAGTTTTTTTAAAGTTTCATCGCAAAAAACATCAGTTACTAATCCGCGATCTTTGATAGTTGTGATCTTTTCTCCATTACTTGAAGCAATCCCAGTAGCCTCTTGACCACGATGCTGCATAGAAAAAAGAGAATAATAAGCAATACTTGCTGCATTAGGAGCATTATAAACCCCCACTACTGCACATTCTTCATTCCAATTTCTTTCTTCCACTTTGCCTTCCTATAAACCTAAAGAATCTTCAATACCATAAAGATTGTTAGGTTGATTTTTTAGCCAAAGGGCAGCTTTAATAGCACCTTTTGCGAAAGTTAATCGCGAAGTTGCAGTGTGTGTGAATTCTAAATATTCCCCCTCGCCATAAAAACCAACATTATGGATTCCTGCAACATCCCCACCACGCAACGCCATTACACCAATTTCATCTTTTGTGCGCTCTCCAATATTTCCATTTCTACCACTAATACGCACTTTATCCAAATCAAGATTCCTTGCTTCTGCACAAGATTTTGCAAGTCTTAGTGCAGTTCCACTTGGAGAATCTTTTTTGAAATGATGATGTGTTTCAACAATTTCAATATCAAAATCTCTTAACGCACTTGCAACAAGCTTAATAGCTTTATTGAGCATCGCCACACCCAAGGACATATTGCTCGCATAAAGAATAGGCATTTTTTTGGCTGCTTCTTTTATTAAATTTTCATGGTGTGATTCCAAACCAGTTGTCCCTATTACAATAGGACGAGGATGTTTTAGAGCAACTTCTAGTAATTGTTCTGTTCCTTGTGGAGTTGTAAAGTCAATCACCACTTCACAACTCTCCAAAAAAACTTTCAAATCACTTGTGATGAGTGTTCCTGGCTCAATGGAAAAATCTAATTCTTTTCGCGCATACACGCTTTCTAACTTAATCACTTCGCTTTGTTTAGCAAGTTCTACTATTAGTTTTCCAATGCGTCCGCCTGCTCCAAAAACTCCAATTTTTAGCATAAATGCTCCTTTTATTTATGATGCTCAATATACTCTATGGCTCCAAGCGCAGCCGTAGCACCATCAGCTGCTGCACAAACAACTTGCTTTGGCGCATCTTCTCTTAAATCTCCTGCAGCAAACAATCCTGGAATATTTGTCTCCATTTTAAGATTAACAACAGCTTGTCCATATTCATTTACTTCACATAATGATGAGCCATCTTCTTGCATAAGCACAGAATTATTAACATTATAACCAATTAATACAAAGATTCCAGAAATATTAATCTCTTTTTCACTTCCATCTTGGAGATTTTTGAGTTTTAAACCTGTAACTCCAGAATCATCACCGCAAATTTCATCAATCCCATAAGGCGTTAAAAATTCAATTTTTGGTTCGTTCTTGGCTCTTTCTAGTGTTGTAGGAGAAGCTCTAAAAGCATCGCGTCTGTGGATAAGCGTAACTTTAGAGCAAATCTTAGCCAAATAAATTGACTCTTCTACGGCAG includes these proteins:
- the dapB gene encoding 4-hydroxy-tetrahydrodipicolinate reductase, with product MLKIGVFGAGGRIGKLIVELAKQSEVIKLESVYARKELDFSIEPGTLITSDLKVFLESCEVVIDFTTPQGTEQLLEVALKHPRPIVIGTTGLESHHENLIKEAAKKMPILYASNMSLGVAMLNKAIKLVASALRDFDIEIVETHHHFKKDSPSGTALRLAKSCAEARNLDLDKVRISGRNGNIGERTKDEIGVMALRGGDVAGIHNVGFYGEGEYLEFTHTATSRLTFAKGAIKAALWLKNQPNNLYGIEDSLGL
- the trxB gene encoding thioredoxin-disulfide reductase, producing MLDLAIIGGGPAGLSAGLYATRGGLKNVVMFEKGMPGGQITSSSEMENYPGVSEVKSGFDFMMPWQEQCFRFGLKHEMKEVLRVKKVGDHFSIIFSDGSEEQAKAVIVATGGSPKRSGVKGEDVFWGKGVSSCATCDGFFYKGKEVAVLGGGDTAVEESIYLAKICSKVTLIHRRDAFRASPTTLERAKNEPKIEFLTPYGIDEICGDDSGVTGLKLKNLQDGSEKEINISGIFVLIGYNVNNSVLMQEDGSSLCEVNEYGQAVVNLKMETNIPGLFAAGDLREDAPKQVVCAAADGATAALGAIEYIEHHK